Proteins encoded by one window of Terriglobales bacterium:
- a CDS encoding fibronectin type III domain-containing protein — MQFTRYFSALLTVAALALLTGCGAQGNPQPPSLELPKPVADLRAARKGDRVLLNWTAPRETTDKLRIKEAGTARVCRATAPPAAMECSPVAEVPAGQAPAAGAANFTDTLPRELQEQNPTGFAVYTVEAVNARGRSAGLSNQVRVPLTPTLPPPGQLFSQVTAEGPVLSWVVPADKQGESLLLPEAMKARSPVAYSYRLYRRDKERPTAAAVIVPIENAFASPRLAQPNLNVRDTGTEWEKTYLYWVTTVTRSTAEGQSVEVEGEDSPPAEVSVHDVFPPAAPTAVQAVASSGGGQNFIDLTWTLNGEADLAGYNVYRREGDAQPQKINAELVKTPAFRDPNVTAGHTYFYSVSAVDLRNNESGRSEEESETVPQP; from the coding sequence ATGCAATTCACACGCTATTTCTCCGCCCTGCTGACGGTTGCGGCGCTGGCGCTGCTCACCGGCTGCGGCGCGCAGGGCAACCCGCAGCCGCCCTCGCTCGAGCTTCCCAAGCCGGTCGCGGACTTGAGGGCGGCACGCAAGGGAGACAGGGTCCTGCTCAACTGGACCGCGCCCCGCGAGACCACCGACAAGCTGCGCATCAAGGAAGCCGGCACCGCGCGCGTCTGCCGCGCCACCGCCCCACCGGCTGCGATGGAGTGCTCGCCTGTAGCCGAAGTGCCGGCGGGCCAGGCGCCTGCCGCCGGCGCCGCCAATTTCACGGATACGCTGCCGCGCGAGCTTCAGGAGCAGAATCCCACGGGCTTTGCCGTCTATACGGTGGAAGCGGTGAATGCCCGCGGACGCAGCGCCGGCCTCTCGAATCAGGTACGCGTGCCGCTGACGCCCACGCTGCCGCCGCCCGGCCAGCTCTTCAGCCAGGTCACGGCGGAAGGCCCCGTGCTCTCCTGGGTGGTGCCCGCGGACAAGCAAGGCGAGTCGCTGCTGCTGCCCGAGGCGATGAAAGCGCGATCGCCGGTCGCCTACAGCTACCGGCTCTACCGGCGCGACAAGGAGCGGCCCACCGCCGCCGCGGTAATCGTTCCCATCGAGAACGCGTTTGCATCGCCCAGGCTCGCCCAGCCCAACCTCAACGTCCGGGACACCGGCACGGAGTGGGAGAAAACCTACTTGTACTGGGTGACTACGGTGACCCGGTCCACCGCCGAGGGACAGAGTGTGGAGGTGGAAGGCGAGGACTCGCCGCCCGCCGAGGTGTCCGTCCACGACGTCTTCCCGCCCGCCGCGCCCACGGCAGTGCAGGCGGTGGCTTCCTCCGGGGGCGGCCAGAACTTCATCGACCTTACCTGGACGCTGAACGGCGAGGCTGATCTGGCCGGTTACAACGTCTATCGCCGCGAAGGCGATGCGCAGCCGCAGAAAATCAACGCCGAGCTGGTGAAGACCCCCGCCTTCCGCGACCCCAACGTCACCGCCGGCCACACTTATTTCTACTCGGTCTCCGCCGTGGATCTTCGCAACAACGAAAGTGGGCGCTCGGAAGAGGAGAGCGAGACGGTCCCGCA